One window of Mucilaginibacter inviolabilis genomic DNA carries:
- a CDS encoding PAS domain-containing sensor histidine kinase, translated as MESAALLKAIIENAIDGIITIDGRGHIETINPAACKLFQYSPEEVIGKNVSILMPPPDRDQHDEYIARYQRTREPHIIGIGREVKGLRKDGTVFPFRLGVSEVPFSGRKIFTGFIHDLSREKEAEEQLKEYAVHLEELVENRTQNLKSAIQELQLAKEEVSTSLEKEKELGQLKSRFVSMASHEFRTPLSAIQLSSSLIEKYAQPFDNANISKHVAKIKNSVGNLTNILNDFLSLEKLEAGKVEATYQYFDLVKMSEEITEELQLVAKQNQNIIYQHTGTLSMVNLDPNLIKNCVINLIGNAIKYSGENTFIEFNTEINDKNCIITIRDNGIGIPEADQKHLFEAFFRAHNTGNIPGTGLGLNIVSRYTGLMNGEIAFKSDVNQGTLFKITIPLI; from the coding sequence ATGGAAAGCGCCGCACTCTTAAAAGCGATTATAGAAAATGCGATCGATGGAATTATCACCATCGACGGGCGCGGGCATATTGAAACAATTAACCCGGCCGCCTGTAAATTATTCCAGTACAGCCCGGAGGAGGTCATCGGTAAAAATGTATCCATATTGATGCCGCCGCCTGACCGGGACCAGCATGACGAATATATCGCCCGCTACCAGCGCACACGTGAGCCACATATCATCGGTATTGGGCGGGAGGTAAAAGGCCTGCGTAAGGACGGCACCGTATTTCCTTTCCGTTTAGGGGTCAGCGAAGTACCCTTTTCCGGACGGAAGATCTTTACGGGGTTTATTCATGACTTATCCCGGGAGAAGGAAGCTGAAGAACAATTAAAAGAATATGCCGTGCACCTGGAAGAGTTGGTGGAGAACCGAACACAAAATCTGAAAAGCGCCATCCAGGAATTGCAGCTGGCCAAGGAAGAAGTAAGTACCTCTCTGGAGAAAGAAAAGGAACTGGGCCAATTGAAAAGCCGGTTTGTATCGATGGCCTCGCATGAATTCCGGACGCCGCTCAGCGCCATCCAGCTTTCTTCGTCGCTGATCGAGAAATATGCCCAGCCTTTTGACAACGCCAATATCAGCAAGCATGTCGCTAAGATCAAGAATTCGGTGGGCAACCTGACTAATATCCTTAACGACTTTCTATCGCTCGAAAAATTGGAAGCTGGGAAAGTGGAAGCCACCTACCAGTATTTTGACCTGGTCAAAATGTCCGAAGAAATAACCGAAGAGCTACAGTTGGTCGCCAAGCAAAACCAGAATATTATTTACCAGCATACCGGTACGCTCAGCATGGTGAACCTTGACCCGAACCTGATCAAAAACTGCGTTATCAATCTGATCGGAAATGCCATCAAGTATTCGGGAGAAAATACTTTTATTGAATTTAATACTGAAATTAACGATAAGAACTGTATCATCACGATCCGGGATAATGGTATTGGTATTCCTGAAGCCGACCAGAAACATCTGTTCGAAGCATTTTTCCGGGCTCATAATACCGGCAATATCCCCGGAACAGGACTCGGCCTGAATATTGTTTCCCGTTATACCGGCCTGATGAATGGCGAGATAGCTTTTAAAAGCGACGTCAATCAGGGCACCTTATTTAAGATCACCATTCCATTGATATGA
- a CDS encoding L,D-transpeptidase family protein: MKNAMRTSLLLLVCLLLLGSLGTKAKGLAGDSSLTMEIKHQLQTGTVMQKLYFPKSVVRLYADNNFRAAWIKPQNGSGAAWQAMLMIDCVLQFGLSHADYHPDELTYTQMHDILDTPGKVSIPLQARFDILLTDAILNLMNNLHYGKLNPEFPASRIDSLKDMNFQAGAALSAGLKQKDLLSVIAAAQPTDKLYQAMQWRMHMLEGQLQGDCYEIPEAEVRKLAINMERLRWANTGDSVYIQINIPSFTLIYRTPDSIYRFKVVVGKPQTPTPTLVSAITYMTTAPEWKVPAKIFFNELLPKARKDTAYLENNHFAIYDRSGNFIRSTPENLALISRTPANYFARQSAGCDNALGLLVFRFANPYAIYLHDTPEKELFNRKDRAYSHGCIRVEQAERLGSLLLRNDGAGARIDLLHQDMSTYIRKDFVLKKPVTLKITYLTCMMINGELQDFGDPYQLDHSLEMAMYGIDQPLTTSLKK, from the coding sequence ATGAAAAATGCGATGCGAACCTCCTTATTGCTCCTTGTCTGCCTGTTGCTTCTTGGATCGTTGGGCACAAAAGCCAAAGGTTTGGCTGGCGACAGCAGCCTGACCATGGAAATCAAGCACCAATTGCAAACGGGTACGGTTATGCAAAAATTATATTTTCCAAAGTCAGTGGTGCGGCTGTATGCTGACAATAATTTCCGAGCCGCCTGGATAAAACCCCAAAACGGATCAGGAGCCGCCTGGCAGGCCATGCTGATGATCGACTGTGTGCTTCAGTTTGGTCTGTCACACGCCGATTATCACCCGGATGAGCTGACTTATACCCAAATGCATGATATATTGGATACGCCCGGTAAAGTAAGCATTCCTTTACAGGCACGTTTCGACATACTGCTCACCGACGCGATCCTTAATCTGATGAATAACCTCCATTACGGTAAGCTCAACCCGGAATTTCCGGCCAGCCGCATAGACTCCTTAAAAGATATGAACTTTCAGGCCGGCGCAGCATTGTCTGCAGGGCTGAAACAAAAGGACCTGCTCTCAGTGATCGCCGCTGCTCAGCCAACCGATAAGTTATACCAAGCAATGCAATGGCGCATGCACATGCTGGAAGGCCAGTTGCAGGGCGATTGTTACGAGATACCGGAAGCCGAGGTGCGTAAGCTAGCCATCAATATGGAACGTCTTCGCTGGGCCAATACAGGCGATAGCGTTTATATTCAGATCAATATCCCTTCTTTTACCCTGATTTACCGCACGCCTGATTCCATTTACCGCTTTAAGGTGGTTGTGGGTAAGCCCCAAACGCCAACTCCTACATTGGTCAGCGCGATAACATATATGACCACCGCACCGGAGTGGAAGGTACCGGCGAAGATCTTTTTCAATGAACTGTTGCCTAAAGCCAGAAAAGATACGGCCTACCTGGAGAATAATCATTTTGCCATTTATGATCGCAGCGGGAATTTTATACGATCAACACCAGAAAATCTTGCCCTTATCAGCAGAACCCCCGCGAATTATTTCGCGCGTCAGTCCGCTGGCTGTGATAATGCCCTGGGATTGCTGGTGTTTCGCTTTGCCAACCCTTACGCTATTTATTTGCACGACACACCGGAAAAAGAATTGTTTAACCGCAAAGACCGCGCTTACAGTCATGGCTGCATCCGGGTAGAACAGGCAGAAAGATTGGGGAGCCTGCTCCTCAGGAATGATGGCGCTGGTGCACGAATAGATTTACTTCATCAGGATATGAGTACCTATATCCGGAAGGATTTCGTGCTGAAAAAACCGGTGACCTTGAAGATCACCTACCTCACCTGCATGATGATAAACGGCGAACTACAGGATTTTGGTGACCCGTATCAATTAGACCATAGCCTGGAAATGGCGATGTATGGCATAGACCAACCGCTCACTACCAGCCTAAAAAAATAA
- a CDS encoding TonB-dependent receptor: MKKLFFIVNILIMFSDQIMAAKTLTIRGKIYDAVTREPIPAATLSDSLGHAVASLPDGSFSILTAARRLKVTSIGYQTRWVETSSELLAIAMQPATSQLAQVVVSANRTAEKRSEAPIAIASISKQTIEDIKAQRMDMLLNKVSGVNMVNLGNEQHEMSIRQPMNTNNLFLYLEDGIPIRTSAVFNHNALLEMNMAAAKKIEIIKGPSSALYGAEAIGGVVNLITQAPPAMNSGLISVQLNNQGYERTDAQFGTTTGKIGYVISGYYARQSNGPIEYSDFHKTAVTGRMDYKIDVNTLWTNSVSYINYFSDMYGSLDSAHFARKNYAAQAFFTYRKVTALRARSTISHNWSENGSTNATFMYRDNSVIQNPSYSIATYRTAGKAINPVSADTATGNINNNSFRSYGLYLQHVQKFKWLESKLIIGTSAELDPQSFYQQFIWVSKKSQNGVVNYPGYSTPSPDSVMANYRTVISNFGSYADYDFTVAQGLRISMALRYDAFQYAFVNALPGSKVTGGPSTITNYGKLAPKIGFTYNDHGTGFYGTYSEGYVPPQITQVFGKTTNNAYLLPQNFKNYEVGGWVSLLENKLYLDYSAYLMNGSNEIINVRLPDNTSQPMNAGATQHKGIEYGINYRPTVEWFLRLSASNALHTFVNYVASGINYNGMEMAGAPHFTGNAEVQYKPGFVKGFRMGLEEQLVGRYYMDNLQQLPYDGFKVTNLRLGYEWGNAEIWINALNIFNAYYATLASATVTNKVASYSYNPGDPRAFTLGLAWHFGKK; encoded by the coding sequence ATGAAAAAGCTATTCTTCATAGTTAACATCCTTATTATGTTTTCCGACCAGATAATGGCCGCCAAAACCTTGACCATCCGTGGTAAAATATATGACGCTGTTACGCGGGAACCTATACCTGCAGCTACGCTTTCTGACAGCCTGGGCCACGCGGTGGCATCGTTGCCGGACGGCAGCTTTAGCATCCTGACCGCCGCACGGCGGTTGAAAGTTACTTCTATCGGCTACCAGACCCGCTGGGTGGAGACCAGCAGCGAATTACTCGCAATTGCGATGCAACCGGCCACAAGTCAGCTGGCCCAGGTGGTCGTCAGCGCCAACCGGACCGCAGAAAAACGCAGCGAAGCACCCATTGCTATTGCCAGCATATCCAAGCAGACTATTGAAGATATCAAGGCTCAGCGCATGGACATGCTGCTTAATAAGGTCAGCGGCGTCAATATGGTCAATCTTGGTAATGAACAGCATGAAATGAGTATTCGACAGCCGATGAATACCAATAACCTCTTCCTTTATCTGGAAGATGGCATACCTATCCGGACATCAGCGGTGTTCAACCACAATGCATTGTTAGAAATGAATATGGCAGCAGCTAAAAAGATAGAGATCATTAAAGGGCCTTCATCAGCCTTATATGGTGCGGAAGCAATCGGCGGCGTCGTTAATCTGATCACGCAGGCACCACCTGCGATGAACTCCGGCTTGATCAGCGTACAGCTGAATAACCAGGGCTACGAGCGGACGGACGCCCAGTTCGGTACTACAACCGGCAAGATCGGTTATGTCATTAGCGGCTACTACGCTCGCCAGTCTAACGGCCCTATAGAATACAGTGACTTCCATAAGACCGCCGTGACCGGCCGGATGGATTATAAGATCGATGTAAATACGCTGTGGACCAATAGCGTTTCCTATATCAATTACTTCAGCGATATGTATGGCAGCCTGGACAGCGCCCATTTTGCCCGCAAGAATTATGCAGCACAGGCCTTTTTTACTTATCGTAAAGTGACCGCCCTGCGGGCACGTTCCACAATCAGCCATAACTGGAGTGAGAACGGCAGCACCAACGCCACCTTCATGTACCGAGATAACTCGGTCATTCAGAACCCGTCGTATTCCATTGCCACTTACCGCACGGCAGGAAAGGCGATCAATCCGGTATCTGCAGACACCGCGACCGGAAATATCAACAACAATTCTTTCCGATCTTACGGGCTTTACCTGCAGCATGTCCAGAAATTCAAATGGCTGGAAAGTAAACTCATCATCGGAACCAGTGCTGAACTTGACCCGCAATCCTTTTACCAGCAATTTATCTGGGTGAGCAAAAAGAGCCAGAACGGAGTGGTCAATTATCCCGGCTATAGCACCCCCAGCCCGGACTCTGTTATGGCCAATTACCGCACGGTGATCAGCAATTTCGGTTCCTATGCGGATTATGATTTTACGGTGGCACAAGGCCTGCGCATTTCGATGGCTCTTCGCTATGATGCCTTTCAATATGCCTTCGTCAATGCCTTACCCGGCTCAAAAGTGACCGGCGGACCGTCAACCATTACCAATTACGGTAAACTGGCACCAAAGATCGGTTTCACTTATAACGACCATGGTACCGGATTTTACGGTACTTACAGCGAAGGCTATGTCCCGCCACAGATCACTCAAGTGTTTGGAAAAACAACCAATAATGCTTATCTACTGCCACAGAACTTTAAAAACTACGAAGTTGGCGGTTGGGTATCCCTGCTTGAAAATAAACTCTACCTGGATTACAGTGCATATCTGATGAACGGAAGTAACGAGATCATCAATGTTCGCCTACCGGATAATACCTCCCAGCCGATGAATGCCGGCGCGACCCAACATAAGGGGATCGAATATGGTATCAATTATCGCCCCACCGTGGAGTGGTTCCTTCGGTTAAGTGCCAGCAACGCGCTGCATACCTTCGTCAACTATGTAGCTTCAGGCATTAATTATAACGGCATGGAGATGGCCGGCGCACCGCACTTTACCGGCAATGCCGAGGTGCAGTATAAACCAGGATTCGTCAAAGGGTTTCGTATGGGCCTGGAAGAACAACTCGTCGGCCGTTATTATATGGATAACCTTCAGCAGTTGCCTTATGACGGTTTCAAGGTTACGAACCTCCGGTTAGGCTATGAATGGGGAAATGCAGAGATCTGGATCAATGCATTGAACATATTCAACGCCTATTATGCGACGCTGGCTTCGGCGACCGTCACCAATAAGGTGGCTTCTTATAGTTATAACCCGGGCGACCCACGGGCGTTCACCCTTGGGCTGGCCTGGCATTTCGGCAAAAAATAA
- a CDS encoding MBL fold metallo-hydrolase RNA specificity domain-containing protein: MVINYHNYIDMIEQQLYQPSESVFLQSLGAAGTVTGSKHLLTTPHMTLMIDCGLFQGIKELREKNWEPLPVDASSIGCLILTHAHLDHCGYIPLLVRHGFRQAIYMTGPTRDLAEIILRDCAKLQEEDAERANRHGYSKHKPAEPLYNTADVEAALPLFKVCESGKEIRIQSQISFEFYPSAHIPGACSAVIRCYGRSIVFSGDIGRLSSELLPPPAALPKADFIIMESTYGDRLHEGGDTAAELAMVINNTLFNKGNVLIPCFAVGRAQEVMHIIYRLKQNNQIPSQVPVYLDSPMAASAGKVLLHFPEWFTIGEKEIARMFSGVTINEDYKTTEKIIERHGSKIILAASGMLTGGRVLSYLKNFLPEKRNTILLIGFQAEGTRGRALLNHAHELKIHGNYYPVIAGVREIEGLSAHADQYELLHWLDQFKTTKPLVFLVHGEPCAQQTLRVKINDELDLKAHIMKPYERVWLYNTKA; this comes from the coding sequence TTGGTTATAAATTATCATAATTATATAGACATGATAGAACAACAGCTATATCAACCGTCAGAAAGCGTTTTTCTGCAATCACTCGGCGCAGCAGGAACTGTAACAGGCTCTAAACATTTGCTGACCACGCCTCATATGACCCTGATGATCGACTGTGGACTGTTTCAGGGAATCAAAGAATTAAGAGAAAAGAATTGGGAGCCCTTACCTGTTGACGCCAGTTCAATAGGTTGCCTGATCCTTACCCATGCACATTTGGATCATTGCGGCTATATACCTTTACTGGTTAGGCATGGCTTCCGTCAGGCGATATATATGACCGGGCCAACACGCGACTTGGCGGAGATCATTCTGCGCGACTGCGCCAAACTGCAGGAAGAGGACGCCGAGAGAGCCAACCGGCACGGTTATTCTAAACATAAACCGGCGGAGCCACTTTACAATACCGCAGATGTAGAAGCCGCACTTCCTTTGTTCAAAGTCTGCGAATCCGGCAAAGAGATCCGGATACAATCGCAGATCAGCTTTGAATTTTATCCGTCTGCGCATATTCCGGGCGCCTGTTCGGCGGTCATCCGCTGTTATGGCCGATCCATCGTTTTTTCCGGGGATATTGGGCGTTTAAGTTCAGAATTATTGCCGCCGCCTGCTGCATTGCCCAAAGCGGACTTCATCATCATGGAATCCACTTACGGAGACAGGTTGCATGAGGGTGGTGATACCGCCGCCGAATTGGCCATGGTCATCAATAATACGCTGTTTAATAAAGGGAATGTATTGATTCCATGCTTTGCAGTCGGACGGGCGCAAGAGGTTATGCATATCATCTACCGGCTAAAACAAAACAATCAAATACCTTCACAGGTTCCGGTTTATCTGGATAGCCCTATGGCGGCTTCTGCCGGAAAGGTGTTATTGCATTTCCCCGAATGGTTCACCATCGGTGAAAAAGAAATTGCCCGTATGTTCAGCGGCGTGACCATTAATGAGGATTACAAGACAACCGAAAAGATCATCGAACGTCATGGCAGCAAGATCATTCTGGCCGCCAGTGGCATGCTTACGGGAGGGCGTGTATTGTCTTACTTGAAAAATTTCCTTCCTGAGAAAAGGAACACGATCCTGTTGATAGGCTTCCAGGCGGAAGGTACCCGGGGACGCGCGTTATTGAATCATGCGCATGAACTAAAGATTCACGGCAATTATTATCCGGTTATTGCCGGTGTGCGCGAGATAGAAGGCTTATCGGCACATGCCGACCAATACGAACTACTTCATTGGCTTGATCAATTTAAGACAACTAAACCGCTGGTATTTCTAGTACATGGCGAACCCTGCGCCCAGCAAACGCTGCGGGTAAAAATAAACGACGAACTGGATCTGAAGGCGCATATTATGAAACCTTATGAACGTGTCTGGCTGTACAATACAAAGGCTTAA
- a CDS encoding AraC family transcriptional regulator, with protein MSPSATLPPLESIPETLARGTGNWHAAGYFIAADTPLHVLTSALRPDYYCLFLCVEGRLTATVNDRKIELQPYCLAAISPGSVISVTAVSPDCKGRYVFFTRDFLLRRNINAVLLEALHYLGAQTGYCVHLSKRKAGLLLQLYALLLKKRNVLENGLEDEIVRTLFYTYIYEVTLVFRSNGGQQAPIPERHEDLLKKFSALLAKHDRKEHYLKFYADALFITPQYLIHAIKKACGQTPGALIDEAIIAEAKLLLIETNLSLGQIAAELRFGELAAFSKFFKKHNGLSPSAFRRQLKREATVMST; from the coding sequence ATGAGTCCTTCCGCTACGCTGCCACCTTTAGAATCCATCCCTGAGACACTTGCCAGAGGCACGGGAAACTGGCATGCTGCCGGTTATTTTATTGCCGCTGACACGCCGTTACATGTGCTGACAAGCGCACTGCGGCCGGATTATTACTGCCTGTTCCTTTGTGTCGAGGGTAGGCTGACAGCTACCGTGAATGATCGGAAGATCGAACTGCAGCCCTATTGTCTTGCTGCCATATCACCCGGTTCGGTAATCAGCGTGACTGCGGTCAGCCCGGATTGCAAAGGGCGCTACGTTTTTTTTACACGCGATTTTTTATTACGCAGAAATATCAACGCTGTTCTCCTGGAAGCGTTACACTATCTGGGCGCGCAGACGGGTTATTGCGTCCATCTGAGCAAAAGGAAGGCCGGGCTGCTATTGCAACTCTACGCGCTACTTCTGAAAAAAAGAAACGTATTGGAAAATGGCTTAGAGGATGAGATTGTGCGTACGCTGTTCTATACATATATTTATGAGGTGACGCTTGTATTCAGATCAAATGGCGGTCAGCAGGCACCAATACCGGAACGCCATGAGGATCTGTTGAAAAAGTTCAGTGCCTTACTGGCCAAACATGACCGGAAGGAACATTATCTGAAGTTCTATGCCGATGCGCTTTTTATCACGCCACAGTATTTGATCCACGCGATTAAAAAAGCCTGCGGTCAGACACCGGGCGCACTGATTGACGAAGCCATCATTGCCGAAGCTAAACTGCTGCTCATCGAAACCAATCTTAGCCTCGGCCAAATCGCTGCGGAGCTTCGTTTCGGTGAACTCGCTGCCTTTAGCAAGTTCTTTAAAAAACATAACGGATTGTCACCATCCGCCTTCCGCAGGCAGTTAAAGCGGGAAGCGACGGTGATGTCCACGTAA
- a CDS encoding universal stress protein, with product MKKILVLTDFSEAARAAASFSVLLAGRCGARLVLINAWLPHLQIEVRDIAAYPLEAEWQARHDPHGQLHAEALRLEQLQEKIQPARPAVIETLSFRGSLPRALEANLATIGPDLIVAGLDTATSAHIIRNKITPLNYPLLLVPSRTPSNDFVKTIAFATDLQAGDRQVLLQLKRISAAFQMGLTICHVSEPAFNMAAAEELKIAGFMQAMALAGIPWSAYEQCYGVSVPQRVALFAKNKHAGLLALVHHGHGWLPSVWSDDNEAAILAINTIPVLLMPATG from the coding sequence ATGAAAAAAATACTTGTCCTGACCGATTTTTCTGAGGCAGCGCGCGCTGCCGCGTCCTTCAGTGTGCTGTTAGCCGGAAGGTGCGGCGCACGCCTCGTGCTGATCAATGCCTGGTTGCCGCACCTTCAGATCGAAGTACGCGATATCGCGGCTTATCCGCTGGAAGCCGAATGGCAGGCGCGACACGATCCGCACGGACAGTTACATGCGGAAGCACTGCGCCTTGAACAATTGCAAGAAAAAATACAGCCGGCGCGGCCGGCGGTGATCGAAACGCTAAGCTTTCGAGGTAGCCTCCCCCGCGCACTCGAAGCGAACCTGGCAACGATCGGCCCTGATCTTATTGTTGCCGGTCTCGATACGGCAACGTCCGCACATATCATACGGAATAAAATTACGCCCCTTAATTATCCCTTACTGCTTGTACCTTCCCGGACACCTTCTAACGATTTCGTCAAAACCATTGCTTTCGCCACCGACCTCCAGGCCGGCGACAGGCAGGTTTTATTGCAACTAAAGCGAATCTCGGCAGCATTCCAGATGGGGCTTACGATTTGCCACGTCTCGGAACCGGCTTTTAACATGGCCGCAGCAGAAGAACTGAAGATCGCCGGTTTTATGCAAGCTATGGCTTTGGCTGGAATTCCCTGGTCGGCCTATGAGCAGTGCTACGGAGTTTCGGTGCCCCAAAGAGTAGCTTTGTTTGCGAAAAACAAGCATGCCGGGCTTCTGGCTTTGGTACACCATGGGCATGGCTGGCTACCTTCGGTTTGGTCCGATGACAATGAGGCAGCGATCCTGGCGATTAACACCATACCCGTACTGCTCATGCCAGCGACCGGTTGA
- a CDS encoding response regulator, whose product MNYRQVFVHFGQMILPGNSELHKHNFFPVPFFPVPIILFVFMTPKTILLIEDNADIRENTVELLELEGYQVLQADNGIDGISLAQVRLPDVVICDILMRETDGYTVFRSLLDHKDTCHIPFIFMTAKSETADRKKAYDIGRCSYLVKPFDEKELFSAIRELLENSWKETKE is encoded by the coding sequence ATGAATTACAGACAAGTATTTGTGCATTTCGGACAAATGATCTTGCCGGGAAATTCCGAACTTCACAAGCATAACTTTTTTCCGGTTCCTTTTTTTCCGGTTCCGATCATTTTATTTGTGTTTATGACACCGAAGACCATTCTCCTGATCGAAGATAACGCGGATATCCGCGAGAACACCGTCGAGCTGTTAGAACTTGAAGGCTACCAGGTTCTGCAAGCGGATAACGGTATCGACGGCATTTCACTGGCGCAAGTCAGGTTGCCGGACGTGGTCATATGCGATATCCTGATGCGGGAGACGGACGGATATACTGTTTTCCGTTCCTTGCTGGACCACAAAGACACCTGCCATATCCCGTTCATATTTATGACAGCAAAGTCCGAGACTGCCGATCGCAAAAAAGCTTATGATATCGGCCGCTGTAGTTATCTTGTCAAGCCCTTCGATGAAAAAGAATTATTTTCCGCTATCCGGGAACTGCTGGAAAACTCCTGGAAGGAAACCAAAGAGTAA
- a CDS encoding sensor histidine kinase, translating into MMTLTDSSIREGDGPALLITDQSGAIISANAPASVLFATTEKELSGKAIGTILNAIAPGDMLHNLDVAHVPGTLLLSGELANYILSVTEITLHREVLFAVILFTVESPAATLPMTGTRSADMLAQKYATPEQGKAEVHTPEQEFTRLKNRFIALASHEFRSPLSSIQLSVALIERYYDRLERDKLFSHLGKIRAAIAEMTDILEEFLSQERVDAGTIAVHPEEIDVPDLCHEVLREMRLQAIPGQRLVFSQQGSFRRFHIDGNILRECLKNLLSNAIKYSGENGSIRLSAEINENGCKIILADDGLGIPAEDQQHIFEPFFRAGNVIGRQGTGLGLSLVRRYCALMNGNVSFDSREHRGTVFTLWFPSRSFPAVPG; encoded by the coding sequence ATGATGACTTTGACCGATAGCTCAATCAGAGAAGGCGATGGCCCGGCCCTGCTGATCACAGACCAGAGTGGGGCAATTATTTCCGCTAATGCGCCTGCCAGCGTACTGTTCGCGACGACCGAAAAAGAATTATCAGGAAAAGCCATCGGCACCATACTGAATGCGATAGCTCCAGGGGACATGCTGCACAACCTGGATGTGGCACACGTGCCCGGCACGCTATTGCTTTCCGGCGAGTTGGCGAACTATATCTTATCGGTCACTGAAATCACACTCCACCGGGAAGTTCTTTTCGCGGTTATCCTGTTTACGGTGGAAAGCCCCGCCGCAACCCTCCCAATGACCGGCACGAGAAGCGCTGATATGCTGGCGCAGAAATACGCTACGCCGGAACAAGGTAAAGCAGAAGTCCACACTCCCGAACAAGAGTTTACCCGGTTGAAGAACCGTTTTATTGCGCTTGCATCACATGAGTTCCGATCACCATTAAGCAGTATTCAACTGTCAGTGGCCCTGATCGAGCGTTATTATGACCGGTTAGAACGAGATAAATTATTTTCTCATCTTGGCAAAATCAGGGCGGCTATCGCAGAAATGACTGATATCCTTGAAGAATTTTTAAGCCAGGAGCGTGTCGATGCAGGTACGATAGCGGTTCATCCGGAGGAGATCGATGTGCCGGACCTCTGTCATGAAGTGTTGCGCGAAATGCGACTACAAGCGATTCCGGGGCAGCGATTGGTATTTAGCCAACAGGGCAGCTTCAGGCGGTTCCATATAGACGGCAATATTCTCCGGGAATGTCTCAAGAACCTGTTATCCAATGCGATCAAGTATTCCGGGGAGAACGGGTCTATCAGACTTTCCGCCGAGATCAACGAAAATGGCTGTAAGATCATACTGGCGGATGACGGCTTGGGTATACCGGCCGAAGATCAACAACACATTTTCGAGCCTTTTTTCCGGGCGGGCAACGTGATCGGCAGGCAGGGCACGGGATTAGGACTAAGTCTCGTAAGGCGTTATTGCGCACTCATGAACGGTAATGTAAGTTTCGATAGCCGTGAACACCGGGGAACCGTCTTTACTCTTTGGTTTCCTTCCAGGAGTTTTCCAGCAGTTCCCGGATAG
- a CDS encoding pyridoxamine 5'-phosphate oxidase family protein encodes MLGELTDQQMDELLKKQVTGRLGCHADGLTYVVPVNYTYDGKHIYAHSAEGMKVNLMRKNPEVCFEVDNIENIFKWESVILWGRFEEIEGVDEQQRVMQGIIHRLMPLAEKPDSHPSHGITANDSDIGTRIDLVIYRIVITKRTGRFERD; translated from the coding sequence ATGCTGGGAGAACTTACGGATCAACAGATGGACGAACTGCTAAAAAAGCAGGTAACCGGGCGCCTTGGCTGTCATGCAGATGGACTTACTTACGTGGTGCCGGTAAATTATACTTACGACGGCAAACACATTTATGCGCATTCAGCCGAGGGTATGAAGGTGAACCTTATGCGTAAGAACCCCGAGGTCTGCTTTGAGGTCGATAACATTGAGAATATTTTTAAATGGGAAAGCGTGATCCTTTGGGGGCGTTTTGAAGAGATCGAAGGGGTGGACGAACAGCAAAGGGTCATGCAAGGTATCATTCATCGGCTAATGCCGCTCGCCGAAAAACCAGATAGTCATCCTTCGCATGGCATAACGGCCAACGACAGTGATATCGGGACCCGTATCGATCTGGTCATATACCGCATCGTGATCACCAAAAGAACAGGCCGTTTCGAAAGGGATTAA